Proteins from one Panicum virgatum strain AP13 chromosome 7K, P.virgatum_v5, whole genome shotgun sequence genomic window:
- the LOC120641928 gene encoding uncharacterized protein LOC120641928 — MASYFAAQLKDMFFVLVERVTGYGWTTQAQDGAQEPTKLTSEAVSPAEEEATVVQNIHIRARSSADPVVSSGTKPQVN, encoded by the exons ATGGCCAGCTACTTCGCCGCGCAGCTCAAGGACATGTTCTTCGTGCTCGTCGAGCGCGTCACGGGCTATGGCTGGACCACCCAAGCTCAGGATG GTGCACAAGAGCCCACCAAGTTGACATCTGAAGCGGTCTCTCCAGCTGAAGAAGAGGCGACCGTGGTGCAGAACATTCATATCCGAGCAAGAAGCAGCGCGGATCCCGTTGTGTCCAGTGGCACAAAGCCTCAGGTTAACTAG